GCGTGGCGGCGCCGATCTCCGAGGCCAAGCTGGAGGCCCTCTTGACCAGCGGCGCGGTGGCCGAGGGCAAGGAGCCGGAGGTCATCGGGAAGGGGAAGGAAGAAGTTGTGGAGGGGGCTGAGCAGGCGGCCCCTGCCGCCGAGGCCAAGGCGGGCGAGAAGGCCGAGAAGAAGGAGCCGGCGGCCGCCGCCAAGCCCGAGAAGAAAGAGGCCAAGGAAGAGAAGAAGAAGTAGCCTTGCGTCTGGTAGTGGGGCTCGGCAATCCCGGCGAGCGGTACGTTCGAACGCGCCACAACGTCGGCCGCCGGGTGCTGGAGCGGGCCGCAGGCCGCTGGTCGGTCCGGCTCAGGCCGAACGGCCCGGCTCACCGCGGAGCCGGCCAGATCGGACCTCCCGAGGCCAGGACGGACGTCACGCTGGCCGTTCCCCTCACCTGGATGAACGACTCCGGCTCGGCCGTCAAGGCCCTGCTGGCTGATCTGGGACTCCCGCCCGAGCAGCTCCTCGTCGTGCACGACGATCTGGACCTTCCCGTGGGCCGTCTCCGCATCAGACCGCGGGGCGGAGCCGGCGGTCACAACGGCGTCCTCTCGATCATCGAAGCCTTGGGAA
This portion of the Nitrospirota bacterium genome encodes:
- the pth gene encoding aminoacyl-tRNA hydrolase, coding for MRLVVGLGNPGERYVRTRHNVGRRVLERAAGRWSVRLRPNGPAHRGAGQIGPPEARTDVTLAVPLTWMNDSGSAVKALLADLGLPPEQLLVVHDDLDLPVGRLRIRPRGGAGGHNGVLSIIEALGTDAFCRLKVGIGRPAPGLDPADYVLLPFTPNELAVIEPAEEQAVDALQCWVTEGVDAAMNRFNVRNQQEGEE